The bacterium (Candidatus Blackallbacteria) CG13_big_fil_rev_8_21_14_2_50_49_14 genome has a segment encoding these proteins:
- a CDS encoding SLC13 family permease: MSPLLITLLILLTTIVLFVSDLLRLDLVAVLMLSALMMTGVVSPEQALAGFSDPVVVMIASLFVVGGAILQTGTAQWLGSGVSKLTGNSEIRLLIVLMLAVALLSGFMSSTGTTAVFLPIALSLAQQAKLSPSRLLMPMAFASLLGGMLTLIGTPPNLVVSNTLKEAGLSGFGFFDFTLPGLCALIASILYFGVLGRKLLPQATKSSKDSQQEPKPENIESLLRQYEMSNQLRWAALPPGSSLFGKSLAELQLGSEYGIQILSARRDSGFNSEEIALCSGKTLLEPNQEVLISGDAEALKKLEKALGITWLRSEKPMLKMGGHSLGLAEMLLMPRSRLVGKTLAEFQFRERYRLHVLAIQRGNQLIKAPLAQLRLRFGDFLLVQGDWSGIHRLGLEKRDFAVLNLPEEAHAANPFKIGLTLFWLVTLLVLMLTGIFPLVTAILITASGMVLTRCLSMEEAYQSISWESVLLIAAMLPMSTALNNSGSTEALSHWLSQVLGGLGPYWVMGSLFLITSFCSLFISNTATTVLIAPVALQLALTLHYSPKTLLMVVALAASSAFATPVASPVNTMVLVPGGYTFKDYLKVGLPLQVLILLICLGVVPMIFGLK; encoded by the coding sequence ATGAGCCCACTTCTGATCACGCTTTTGATCCTTTTGACCACGATCGTTCTGTTTGTTTCAGATCTGCTCAGATTGGATCTTGTCGCTGTTTTAATGCTCTCAGCTTTGATGATGACTGGCGTAGTGAGCCCAGAACAAGCCCTGGCGGGATTTTCAGATCCAGTAGTGGTCATGATCGCCTCACTTTTTGTCGTGGGGGGCGCTATTTTACAGACAGGAACCGCCCAATGGCTGGGATCAGGCGTCTCAAAGCTGACAGGGAACAGTGAAATACGCCTTTTAATTGTTCTAATGCTCGCTGTTGCTCTGCTTTCAGGTTTTATGTCTTCAACAGGAACGACAGCCGTATTTTTGCCCATTGCCCTCTCTCTGGCTCAGCAGGCAAAGCTCTCACCTTCACGCTTGCTTATGCCAATGGCCTTCGCCTCTCTTTTAGGAGGAATGCTCACTTTAATAGGAACCCCGCCGAATTTGGTGGTCTCAAATACCCTCAAAGAAGCTGGTCTTTCAGGCTTTGGTTTTTTTGATTTCACGCTTCCAGGTCTCTGCGCATTAATCGCCAGCATTTTATACTTTGGGGTGCTCGGACGTAAACTCTTGCCTCAAGCAACAAAGTCAAGCAAAGATTCTCAACAGGAGCCCAAACCTGAGAATATTGAATCTCTACTCAGGCAGTATGAAATGTCAAATCAACTCAGATGGGCAGCTTTACCACCAGGTTCTTCGCTCTTTGGTAAAAGCTTAGCTGAGCTTCAACTCGGAAGTGAATACGGCATTCAGATTCTCTCAGCCCGACGGGACTCAGGTTTTAATTCAGAGGAGATTGCTCTCTGTTCTGGCAAAACCTTACTGGAGCCCAACCAGGAAGTTCTGATCAGCGGTGACGCAGAAGCGTTGAAAAAGCTTGAAAAAGCATTGGGTATCACCTGGCTAAGGTCTGAAAAACCCATGCTGAAAATGGGGGGGCACTCTCTCGGATTGGCAGAAATGCTCTTGATGCCGCGCTCTCGCTTGGTTGGAAAAACGCTTGCTGAATTTCAGTTTCGGGAACGCTATCGCCTGCATGTATTGGCCATTCAAAGAGGCAACCAGCTAATCAAAGCCCCTCTTGCTCAGCTTCGGCTCCGCTTTGGAGATTTTTTATTGGTTCAGGGAGACTGGTCGGGTATTCACAGATTAGGGCTCGAAAAAAGAGACTTTGCGGTTTTAAACCTGCCCGAAGAAGCCCATGCTGCGAATCCATTTAAAATAGGGCTTACTCTGTTTTGGTTGGTCACCCTGCTCGTTCTGATGTTAACAGGCATCTTCCCCTTGGTTACCGCAATTCTCATAACTGCATCTGGCATGGTGCTTACTCGCTGCTTGAGCATGGAAGAAGCCTATCAGTCCATTTCTTGGGAATCCGTGCTCTTGATCGCTGCGATGTTGCCGATGTCCACCGCTCTGAACAACAGCGGCAGTACAGAAGCACTGAGCCACTGGCTATCTCAGGTATTGGGCGGATTGGGCCCCTATTGGGTTATGGGCAGTCTCTTTCTGATCACTTCTTTTTGCAGTCTGTTTATTTCAAACACGGCAACTACGGTCCTGATTGCCCCCGTCGCACTTCAATTGGCACTCACCCTTCACTATTCACCGAAAACGCTTTTAATGGTCGTCGCCTTGGCTGCATCCTCAGCCTTTGCAACCCCTGTCGCATCACCCGTCAATACCATGGTGCTGGTTCCAGGCGGCTACACATTCAAAGACTATCTGAAAGTAGGGCTGCCCTTGCAAGTGTTGATCCTGCTGATCTGTCTGGGCGTAGTGCCGATGATTTTCGGGCTGAAATAA
- a CDS encoding 16S rRNA (cytosine(1402)-N(4))-methyltransferase, giving the protein MSPPEIEHYSVMRREVLDWLNIQADFRILDCTTGGAGHSMEMLKRAGSQGFLWGIERDPETLIRAQKRLETLNFPFQLIPGNFADLEALASEYGMKDLDAILLDLGTSLFQLKEPQRGFSFLNDGPLDMRMNPDEAVATAADLVNQLSEAELTQIFQDFGEERMARRIARAIIAQRVKAPFLRTSELAQLVEKVMPRHGQKLHPATRVFQALRIAVNGELDALERVLPLAVDLLKPGGRLAVISFHSLEDRRVKLFMREMATNCICPPRQPICTCQHRAKIKLLTRAVKPSEQEIAENSPSRSARLRVAEKL; this is encoded by the coding sequence TTGTCCCCCCCCGAAATCGAACATTATTCGGTCATGCGCAGGGAGGTACTGGATTGGTTAAATATTCAGGCTGACTTCCGGATACTTGACTGCACCACGGGTGGAGCGGGTCACAGTATGGAAATGCTGAAACGTGCAGGTTCTCAAGGTTTTCTCTGGGGCATTGAGCGGGATCCAGAAACCTTGATACGCGCACAAAAGCGGCTAGAAACCCTGAATTTTCCATTTCAGTTAATACCAGGCAATTTTGCTGATTTAGAGGCTCTGGCCTCTGAATATGGTATGAAGGATTTGGATGCCATTTTATTGGATTTGGGAACTTCCCTTTTTCAATTAAAAGAGCCTCAAAGAGGTTTTTCGTTTTTGAATGATGGTCCTTTGGACATGCGAATGAATCCAGACGAAGCGGTGGCCACTGCCGCAGATCTTGTAAATCAATTGAGTGAAGCAGAACTGACTCAGATTTTTCAGGACTTTGGTGAGGAGCGCATGGCCAGACGCATTGCACGGGCAATCATCGCGCAACGCGTAAAGGCGCCATTTTTAAGAACGAGTGAACTTGCCCAATTGGTGGAAAAAGTAATGCCGCGCCACGGCCAAAAACTTCATCCTGCCACGCGGGTGTTTCAGGCCTTACGGATAGCGGTGAATGGCGAACTGGATGCACTTGAGCGGGTGCTTCCACTTGCTGTGGATCTGCTAAAACCAGGAGGACGCTTGGCCGTTATATCTTTCCATTCATTGGAAGATCGACGTGTCAAACTGTTTATGCGTGAAATGGCAACAAATTGTATCTGCCCACCGAGGCAGCCAATTTGTACCTGTCAGCATCGGGCCAAAATTAAATTATTAACCCGAGCGGTGAAACCTTCAGAGCAAGAAATTGCTGAAAACTCACCTTCACGCAGTGCGCGCTTAAGAGTTGCAGAAAAATTGTAG
- a CDS encoding adenylosuccinate synthase, with translation MFMQIVVGAQWGDEGKGKIVDFLSESADFIVRYQGGNNAGHTVIVGDETFKLHLVPSGICRGKQSVLGNGVVINPVALAEEIQKLEARGIEVRGKLWLSSRAHLILEEHILRDQAQEASRSLKVGTTGKGIGPAYTDKTQRKGVRLGEWHYSESLTSSEHEALTFLSPLIADTTHLLHEAFENGKKILLEGAQGTFLDIDHGTYPFVTSSNCSSGGACTGTGLPPTAIHEVNGILKAYTTRVGNGPFPTELLDETGAFLQKQGHEFGTTTGRVRRCGWLDLVMANYARRINGINRWSITKLDVLSGLDELKVCTAYRYQDQLLKGYPAEVRVLEGLEPVYETLPGWREPLSECQSLADLPQNARNYLNFIEAKTQTPIKLVSWGPERTQTLIID, from the coding sequence ATTTTCATGCAGATTGTTGTGGGTGCCCAATGGGGAGATGAAGGCAAGGGTAAAATCGTAGATTTTCTTTCTGAAAGTGCTGATTTTATCGTGCGCTATCAAGGCGGAAACAATGCGGGGCATACCGTGATTGTGGGTGATGAAACTTTCAAATTGCATTTGGTGCCTTCGGGCATTTGCCGTGGCAAACAAAGTGTATTGGGAAATGGGGTTGTGATCAATCCTGTCGCCTTGGCTGAGGAGATTCAGAAGCTCGAAGCGCGTGGCATTGAAGTCAGAGGCAAACTTTGGTTGAGCAGTCGGGCCCATTTGATTCTAGAAGAACATATTCTGCGGGATCAAGCCCAGGAAGCTTCGCGCAGCTTGAAGGTCGGTACGACAGGCAAAGGCATTGGCCCTGCCTATACAGACAAAACCCAACGCAAAGGCGTGCGACTGGGTGAATGGCATTACAGTGAGTCCCTGACGAGTTCAGAACATGAGGCGCTAACTTTTTTATCTCCCCTGATCGCCGATACCACGCATTTATTGCATGAGGCCTTTGAGAACGGAAAGAAGATTCTGCTGGAGGGGGCGCAGGGCACTTTCCTGGATATCGACCATGGCACCTATCCTTTTGTGACCTCTTCAAATTGTTCGAGTGGTGGCGCCTGTACGGGAACAGGTCTACCCCCCACTGCGATCCATGAGGTCAATGGCATTCTCAAAGCCTATACCACGCGTGTTGGCAATGGACCCTTTCCCACTGAGCTATTGGATGAAACTGGCGCATTTTTGCAAAAACAAGGGCACGAATTTGGCACCACTACCGGACGGGTTCGCCGCTGTGGCTGGCTGGATCTGGTGATGGCCAACTATGCGCGCAGAATCAATGGCATTAACCGCTGGAGTATTACCAAACTGGATGTTCTCAGTGGCTTGGATGAATTGAAAGTCTGTACGGCCTACCGTTATCAAGATCAGCTCCTGAAAGGGTATCCCGCAGAGGTTCGTGTGCTTGAAGGGCTTGAACCGGTTTATGAAACCTTGCCAGGTTGGCGTGAACCCCTGTCTGAGTGTCAATCGCTTGCAGATTTACCTCAGAACGCACGGAATTATTTAAATTTTATTGAAGCCAAGACTCAAACCCCGATTAAATTGGTTTCTTGGGGGCCTGAGCGGACTCAAACCCTGATTATAGATTAA
- a CDS encoding carbonic anhydrase: MKFKTILFSLISALIVSSPSNAAPYLENRPESIIQRLFSQSQKFVSQHNHAYFENFQGEQNPGITLLGCSDSRAHAVAFSEDPVNQIFSVRNIGNQIYNSFGSVDYGVYQLKTPILLILGHTHCGAVKAALTEYSQESFAIVREVDHLSAHLNHQPIPNTKNAFESFWLESVQRNVDYQVQVALRRYQPEIQTGKLTVMGAVYDFLNAYGQGEGRLMLVNLNGETQLDKIKQSDLLKGLSEDLRKHSIQRVNYSTPLESPPIYSH; the protein is encoded by the coding sequence ATGAAATTTAAAACCATCCTCTTCAGTCTGATATCTGCTTTGATCGTGAGCAGCCCAAGCAATGCTGCGCCATATCTTGAAAATCGACCTGAAAGCATTATTCAGAGGCTCTTTTCACAAAGCCAAAAATTTGTTTCACAGCACAATCATGCCTATTTTGAAAATTTTCAAGGGGAACAAAATCCTGGAATTACCCTTTTGGGGTGTTCTGATTCAAGAGCACATGCTGTCGCCTTCAGCGAAGATCCCGTCAACCAAATCTTCTCTGTGCGCAATATTGGAAACCAAATCTACAACAGTTTTGGTTCAGTGGATTATGGCGTCTATCAGTTAAAAACACCGATTCTGCTCATTTTGGGGCATACGCATTGTGGGGCCGTCAAAGCGGCTTTAACGGAATACAGTCAGGAATCCTTTGCAATTGTTCGCGAAGTCGATCACCTTTCAGCGCATTTAAATCATCAGCCCATTCCAAATACAAAAAATGCATTTGAGAGCTTTTGGCTCGAATCTGTTCAAAGAAATGTAGATTATCAGGTACAGGTTGCCTTGAGGCGCTACCAACCAGAAATTCAGACTGGAAAATTAACGGTCATGGGGGCTGTCTATGATTTTTTAAATGCCTATGGCCAAGGGGAAGGCCGCCTCATGCTCGTCAATCTGAATGGGGAAACTCAACTTGATAAAATCAAACAATCCGATCTGCTCAAAGGCTTATCAGAAGATTTACGCAAACACTCGATACAGAGGGTCAACTATTCAACTCCGCTTGAATCTCCCCCGATCTATTCACACTGA
- a CDS encoding hemolysin III has product MFLSLVGLGVLISLSAISGSILKIVASTVYGVTLLLVYVASILFHTSLAVKLPWKKALETVDHCAIYLLIAGTYTPFLMVTLKGPKAWGMLVFIWLIAVSGILYKVFFFYKSDLLSTLAYILMGWLSLAIVQPLYQHIGGWGIGLLVLGGVFYTLGAIFYLLDHTFRFAHAIWHAFVIAGSLAHYFTILFFVVQA; this is encoded by the coding sequence ATGTTCTTAAGCTTGGTCGGTTTGGGAGTATTGATTTCACTTTCAGCCATTTCAGGTTCGATCTTGAAGATCGTCGCTTCGACAGTTTATGGTGTTACCTTGCTTTTGGTTTATGTGGCTTCGATTTTGTTTCATACTTCTTTGGCTGTGAAGTTGCCCTGGAAAAAAGCATTGGAAACAGTCGACCACTGTGCGATTTATCTTCTGATCGCTGGAACCTATACCCCATTTCTGATGGTTACTTTAAAGGGCCCAAAAGCCTGGGGAATGCTTGTTTTTATCTGGCTGATTGCGGTCAGTGGAATTTTATACAAGGTTTTTTTCTTTTACAAATCTGATCTTCTGTCTACCCTGGCCTATATTCTGATGGGATGGTTAAGCCTTGCCATTGTTCAGCCGCTCTATCAGCACATAGGAGGGTGGGGCATTGGCTTGTTGGTGTTGGGGGGTGTCTTTTATACCTTGGGTGCGATTTTTTATCTTTTGGATCATACCTTCCGATTTGCACACGCAATCTGGCATGCCTTTGTGATAGCAGGGAGTTTGGCGCATTATTTCACGATCTTATTCTTTGTCGTACAAGCTTGA
- a CDS encoding SpoVR family protein, which translates to MMLTPELEATRKQIESIARDYGLDFFEVIYEMIDFETMNQIAAYDGFPVRYPHWRFGMEYNKLSKSYAYGLSKIYELVINTDPCYAYLMNCNRDVDQKTIMAHVYAHCDFFKNNASFAHTNRKMMDVMANHGTQVRQYIERYGEDTVEAFLDTALSLENLIDFHSDHIQRLEKKPYGYDEDAIDQTPNFRLRSKPHMEKYINPKEYIEEQERQYKEEQLRKKERFPSEPYRDVLLFLMENAPLENWQVEILSIVRDEALYFAPQRATKIMNEGWASYWHSVIMTQRAATASEIVDFADLHSGTMAMSARQLNPYKIGLEIYRDIEERWNTGRFGREYEECSSYEEKRKWDKQLGLGRQKIFEVRKVYNDVMFLDEFLTMELCERLKLFTFEYNGSSEQYEIASRQYQDIKQKLLTSLTNFGEPYIEIVDANHDNRGELYLVHTHTGVDLKLDYAQDTLANLYKVWKRPTNLETIVDERVKLLSYDGKEHTSRLL; encoded by the coding sequence ATGATGCTTACGCCAGAGCTTGAAGCTACACGCAAACAGATTGAATCAATTGCCCGCGATTACGGCCTGGATTTCTTTGAAGTCATCTATGAAATGATTGATTTTGAAACCATGAACCAGATTGCCGCCTATGATGGCTTTCCTGTGCGCTATCCGCATTGGCGTTTTGGCATGGAATACAATAAACTCAGCAAATCCTATGCCTATGGGCTTTCTAAGATTTATGAACTGGTGATCAATACGGATCCCTGCTATGCCTATTTGATGAACTGTAACCGGGATGTGGATCAAAAGACCATCATGGCGCATGTCTATGCCCACTGTGATTTTTTTAAAAACAACGCAAGTTTTGCCCATACCAACCGCAAAATGATGGATGTCATGGCCAATCACGGCACCCAGGTGCGCCAATATATCGAACGCTATGGCGAGGATACTGTCGAAGCCTTTTTGGATACAGCGCTTTCACTTGAAAACCTGATCGACTTTCACTCAGATCATATTCAACGCTTAGAGAAAAAGCCCTATGGCTATGATGAAGATGCCATTGATCAAACGCCCAATTTTCGCTTGCGGTCTAAGCCTCATATGGAAAAATACATCAATCCCAAGGAATATATTGAAGAGCAGGAACGTCAGTACAAAGAAGAACAACTGCGCAAGAAAGAGCGTTTTCCCAGTGAACCCTATCGGGATGTTTTGTTGTTTTTGATGGAAAATGCCCCTTTGGAAAACTGGCAAGTTGAAATCCTTTCAATTGTACGGGATGAAGCTTTGTATTTTGCGCCCCAACGGGCCACCAAAATTATGAATGAAGGCTGGGCCAGCTATTGGCATTCGGTGATCATGACCCAACGTGCTGCCACGGCCAGTGAAATTGTTGATTTTGCAGATTTGCACTCGGGCACGATGGCCATGAGTGCCCGACAACTCAATCCCTATAAAATTGGGCTAGAAATCTACCGAGATATTGAAGAACGCTGGAATACGGGGCGTTTCGGTCGTGAGTATGAGGAATGTAGTTCTTACGAAGAAAAGCGCAAATGGGACAAACAATTGGGTTTGGGGCGTCAAAAAATCTTTGAAGTCAGAAAAGTCTATAACGATGTGATGTTCCTCGATGAGTTTTTAACCATGGAATTGTGTGAAAGGTTAAAATTGTTTACCTTTGAATACAATGGCTCCAGTGAGCAGTACGAAATCGCATCTCGGCAGTATCAAGATATCAAGCAAAAATTGCTCACCAGTCTGACCAATTTTGGAGAACCCTATATTGAAATCGTGGACGCCAACCATGACAACCGTGGCGAGCTCTATTTGGTGCATACCCATACAGGTGTTGATCTCAAATTGGATTATGCCCAAGATACCTTGGCGAATCTCTATAAGGTGTGGAAACGGCCCACCAACCTTGAAACGATTGTCGATGAACGTGTGAAGTTGTTGAGCTACGATGGGAAGGAGCATACTTCTCGCCTCTTGTGA